The Pseudoliparis swirei isolate HS2019 ecotype Mariana Trench chromosome 1, NWPU_hadal_v1, whole genome shotgun sequence genome has a window encoding:
- the LOC130198567 gene encoding zinc finger protein 135-like, which produces SSSCFLFPADIQQLVENKEEEVPPEQQDWSSSLNQEDPEPPHIKEEQEELWTNQEGAQLEGLEEAGIGFSFSPVKSEDDEEEAQSSHLHQRITEHREQNTADGEDYRGPEPDRKSDPHTHLETIKTGDCFEPDGDETRDPRSGSNPLNDGGPVSDGKSSVDTKSFVCCECGRRFGRKDSLGRHMRFHTGEKPYSCSACGKGFSQRPNLIRHMRCHSGEKPFSCSFCHTSFAVRSALVNHMRIHTGEKPFSCLYCDKSFTQKGGLKKHMTVHTGEKPYRCLVCAKSFSQKANLTYHFSLHTGQKQFSCSNCDKRFTWQSQVRSHKCVGESSGS; this is translated from the coding sequence TCCTcgtcctgtttcctgtttcctgcagACATCCAGCAGCTGGTGgagaataaagaagaagaggttCCCCCTGAGCAgcaggactggagctccagtctgaaccaggaggacccagagccccctcacatcaaagaggaacaggaggaactctggaccaatcaggaggGAGCGCAGCTtgaaggtctggaggaggctggtatcGGGTTCTCATTCtctcctgtgaagagtgaagatgatgaagaggaagctcagtcctctcatcttcatcaaAGAATAACtgaacacagagaacagaacacagctgatggagaggactacagaggaccagaaccggacaggaagtcagatccACATACACATCTAGAAACTATTAAAACTGGAGACTGTTTTGAACCTGATGGTGATGAAACCAGAGACCCTCGGTCCGGTTCAAACCCTCTGAATGACGGCGGTCCTGTAAGCGATGGCAAATCTAGTGTTGACACAAAGTCATTTGTCTGCTGTGAATGTGGTCGGAGGTTCGGTCGTAAGGACAGTCTGGGGAGACACATGAGGTtccacacgggagagaaacccTACAGCTGCTCTGCTTGCGGAAAAGGATTTTCTCAGAGGCCAAACTTGATTCGTCACATGAGATGTCACTcgggagagaaaccgttcagctgctcctTCTGCCACACAAGTTTCGCTGTGCGGAGCGCGTTGGTCAACCACATGAGGATCCACACCGGGGAGAAACCCTTCAGCTGCTTGTATTGTGACAAGAGCTTCACTCAGAAGGGGGGCCTCAAAAAACACATGactgtccacacaggagagaaaccttatCGTTGTCTAGTGTGCGCGAAAAGTTTTTCCCAGAAGGCCAATCTGACGTACCACTTCTCGCTGCACACGGGACAGAAGCAGTTCAGCTGCAGCAACTGTGACAAAAGGTTCACGTGGCAGTCGCAGGTCCGAAGCCACAAGTGTGTCGGCGAGAGCAGCGGCAGCTGA